In Leptospira levettii, the genomic window CATATTTTGCACCAATTTGTTTCCATTCAAATGGAACTTCCCCTCGTTCCATTGCTAGGAGTGAACCACTTGTGAATACAATCAGGAAACCTAAAATCCAATGTTTCATTTGATAATCCTTGCCTTTTTTGAAACCATATGAAAGATTTTTTTAGTATATGGATGAGGAAAGAAAAGGAAGTCTTTTTTATTTTGGAGAAAGGATTCTCCTTGGCACACAAGGCCTTGTCACCGAACCACATTCCCACTATGCAGTTTCGATTCTAGTTTCCAAACAACTGCCATTTCGATTGACTACAAAAGAGAATCAAATCATTGAAACGAAGGGAATCATCATCCCTCCCAATTATTTCCACCGCTTAGAAGCTAATCATACTGAAATTGTTGTGATCCAATTGGATCCAAAATCAGATGAATACAAAAAAATTGAAATGAAGGACCCCTACACTCAATTAGAAACAAAGACGATACAGAGAATCCAATCCTTATCCGAACCGTTATTTGGCAGCGGTTTAAACTGTACAAAAGCGAAATTAATTTATGAACAGATTTTAGCTGAACTTGGTTCCCAAAAATCAGTGAAAACTTGGGATCCAAGAATTGACATAGCCCTTACAAAAATTAAAGAAACACTTCCAAACACAATCAATGTAGCATTTCTCTCCAATGAAACAGGAATCTCAAAGGATCGGTTTATGCATTTGTTTAAAGAAAATATGGGAATCCCACTGCGACAGTACTTACTTTGGCAAAGATTACACATAGCAGCAAGGCTTTTGCAAAGTGGGGAGAACCTAACAACTGCATCCCATGCAGCGGGTTTTAGTGACCAAGCTCATTTGTCTCGAACCTTTAAAAAGATGTTTGGTGTAAAACCCTCTTTATTCCTCGGAGGGTCACATTTACACCAAGTTTGTTTTTGCGATCAAATTTAATTTATGCGGTTTTGTGGACGCTAAAGTCTTTCCAAACTCCTTTTTGTTTTAATTCATCTTCCACTGCTTTTTTTAATTCTGATCGATATCCTAATTCAAAGAACACATCTGCCACGACAAAGAGTGGTGCAGAAACAAGTGCTTGGAATAAATTGTCGAAAAGTGCTGGTCTACTTTTCTCAAAGATAAAATGCCCATAAAACTGGGATCCCCAACCTACCACTTGACCAATTCCAAAAATAGTCCATGCGGTTTGAGATGGGAGTTGCACTGTGATCCATTCAGCAGTCACAAACAATCCACCAAACAATAATGTTGCGATAAATGCAAAAAATACATCTAAGGTATAATAATACCCTAAAACACCCAAAGTAAATACAAGAGATGCAGTTACGGAAAAACCATTGTATTCAAATAAAGAAAATCGACTTAGTACAACAAAGAGAGTAAACGTAATCGTTGGTACTCCTAAAACGTGAATCCAAACATTTCGTTTTTCTTGATGGTAGGCAGAATAAAATGCCATTTCTTTTGCAAATCTCAAAGGGAACCTCCAAAGTAGAGTTCCACTTTACCAAACAAAGTGAAAATCCACTTGAACGATTCTGTCAAAATTTAAAAAAATTCTAATTTCTTCCGGAAGAATGAACGAGTTTGCGTAAGGTAAAATTACGTTTGAAGTCTTCCGCGTAGTCTTCTATGAGAATCGGAAACCGGTAGGTCCAATTGGAATGGTCTGGGGTTCCTGGGTAATTGATTCTGTGTTTTTCCGGATTCAACAAAACGTCGGAAACACCGAAGGCTAGATCCTGAAAGAGTTGGATGCTAAATACACTTTTGGTTTGGAACACAAAATCGAGTAA contains:
- a CDS encoding helix-turn-helix transcriptional regulator, coding for MDEERKGSLFYFGERILLGTQGLVTEPHSHYAVSILVSKQLPFRLTTKENQIIETKGIIIPPNYFHRLEANHTEIVVIQLDPKSDEYKKIEMKDPYTQLETKTIQRIQSLSEPLFGSGLNCTKAKLIYEQILAELGSQKSVKTWDPRIDIALTKIKETLPNTINVAFLSNETGISKDRFMHLFKENMGIPLRQYLLWQRLHIAARLLQSGENLTTASHAAGFSDQAHLSRTFKKMFGVKPSLFLGGSHLHQVCFCDQI
- a CDS encoding DUF962 domain-containing protein; this translates as MRFAKEMAFYSAYHQEKRNVWIHVLGVPTITFTLFVVLSRFSLFEYNGFSVTASLVFTLGVLGYYYTLDVFFAFIATLLFGGLFVTAEWITVQLPSQTAWTIFGIGQVVGWGSQFYGHFIFEKSRPALFDNLFQALVSAPLFVVADVFFELGYRSELKKAVEDELKQKGVWKDFSVHKTA